A region from the Acomys russatus chromosome 24, mAcoRus1.1, whole genome shotgun sequence genome encodes:
- the LOC127207184 gene encoding olfactory receptor 8K1-like isoform X1 gives MAQDGLTIVTEFILLGLTNKPDLKATLLGIFLVIYLVTLMGNLGMVILTHFDSKLHTPMYFFLRHLSITDLGYSTVIGPKMMVNFIMQQNTISYIGCAVQLTFFEIFIITELFILSAMAYDRYVAICKPLLYVIIMAGKVRWGLVLVPYLYSIFVSLLLTVKLFTLSFCGSNVISYFYCDCVPLVSLLCSDTRELELIILIFSGCNLLSSLLIVLISYVFIFVAILRMNSKEGRSKAFSTCSSHLTVVVVFYGTLLFIYLQPKSSHTFDIDKMASVFYTLVIPMLNPLIYSLRNKEVKGALKRAFTHGCRVPI, from the exons ATGGCCCAAGATGGCCTAACTATT GTTACTGAATTTATTCTCTTGGGACTCACCAACAAGCCAGATCTCAAGGcaacactccttggaatatttttaGTCATATACTTGGTCACACTGATGGGCAATCTGGGCATGGTTATTCTGACTCATTTCGACTCTAAACTTCATACTCCTATGTACTTCTTCCTGAGACATTTATCAATCACTGATCTTGGCTACTCCACAGTTATTGGTCCAAAGATGATGGTAAATTTTATTATGCAACAGAACACGATTTCGTACATAGGGTGTGCTGTGCAGCTGACATTCTTCGAGATCTTCATCATCACTGAGCTGTTTATCCTCTCAGCCATGGCCTACGACCGCTATGTAGCCATTTGTAAACCTCTTCTGTACgtgatcatcatggcagggaaagtGCGTTGGGGCCTGGTACTGGTACCCTACCTCTACAGTATATTTGTGTCCCTACTTCTTACAGTTAAGTTATTTACACTGTCCTTTTGTGGCTCTAATGTCATCAGCTATTTTTACTGTGACTGCGTTCCTCTGGTATCTCTGCTCTGCTCCGACACTCGTGAACTGGAACTGATTATCTTAATTTTCTCAGGCTGCAATTTGCTCTCCTCCCTCTTGATTGTCCTCATATCTTACGTGTTCATCTTTGTGGCAATTCTCAGGATGAATTCAAAGGAGGGCAGGTCCAAAGCCTTCTCGACGTGCAGCTCTCATCTGACGGTGGTGGTTGTATTCTACGGAACACTGCTCTTTATTTACCTGCAACCCAAATCTAGCCACACCTTTGATATTGATAAAATGGCCTCTGTGTTTTATACACTGGTCATTCCTATGCTCAATCCGTTGATCTACAGCCTAAGAAACAAGGAAGTGAAAGGGGCCCTTAAGAGAGCTTTTACTCATGGATGCAGAGTTCCCATTTAA
- the LOC127207184 gene encoding olfactory receptor 8K1-like isoform X2: MEKSNHTARTQVTEFILLGLTNKPDLKATLLGIFLVIYLVTLMGNLGMVILTHFDSKLHTPMYFFLRHLSITDLGYSTVIGPKMMVNFIMQQNTISYIGCAVQLTFFEIFIITELFILSAMAYDRYVAICKPLLYVIIMAGKVRWGLVLVPYLYSIFVSLLLTVKLFTLSFCGSNVISYFYCDCVPLVSLLCSDTRELELIILIFSGCNLLSSLLIVLISYVFIFVAILRMNSKEGRSKAFSTCSSHLTVVVVFYGTLLFIYLQPKSSHTFDIDKMASVFYTLVIPMLNPLIYSLRNKEVKGALKRAFTHGCRVPI, from the coding sequence ATGGAGAAATCCAATCACACTGCCAGGACCCAGGTTACTGAATTTATTCTCTTGGGACTCACCAACAAGCCAGATCTCAAGGcaacactccttggaatatttttaGTCATATACTTGGTCACACTGATGGGCAATCTGGGCATGGTTATTCTGACTCATTTCGACTCTAAACTTCATACTCCTATGTACTTCTTCCTGAGACATTTATCAATCACTGATCTTGGCTACTCCACAGTTATTGGTCCAAAGATGATGGTAAATTTTATTATGCAACAGAACACGATTTCGTACATAGGGTGTGCTGTGCAGCTGACATTCTTCGAGATCTTCATCATCACTGAGCTGTTTATCCTCTCAGCCATGGCCTACGACCGCTATGTAGCCATTTGTAAACCTCTTCTGTACgtgatcatcatggcagggaaagtGCGTTGGGGCCTGGTACTGGTACCCTACCTCTACAGTATATTTGTGTCCCTACTTCTTACAGTTAAGTTATTTACACTGTCCTTTTGTGGCTCTAATGTCATCAGCTATTTTTACTGTGACTGCGTTCCTCTGGTATCTCTGCTCTGCTCCGACACTCGTGAACTGGAACTGATTATCTTAATTTTCTCAGGCTGCAATTTGCTCTCCTCCCTCTTGATTGTCCTCATATCTTACGTGTTCATCTTTGTGGCAATTCTCAGGATGAATTCAAAGGAGGGCAGGTCCAAAGCCTTCTCGACGTGCAGCTCTCATCTGACGGTGGTGGTTGTATTCTACGGAACACTGCTCTTTATTTACCTGCAACCCAAATCTAGCCACACCTTTGATATTGATAAAATGGCCTCTGTGTTTTATACACTGGTCATTCCTATGCTCAATCCGTTGATCTACAGCCTAAGAAACAAGGAAGTGAAAGGGGCCCTTAAGAGAGCTTTTACTCATGGATGCAGAGTTCCCATTTAA
- the LOC127207310 gene encoding olfactory receptor 8J3-like, which yields MASRNISHVTEFILVGVSDRPELQVPLFSLFFIIYMLTAAGNLGIITLTTVDSRLQTPMYFFLRHLAVINFGNSTVIAPKMLVNFLVTEKTTLYYECATQLGGFLVFIVAEIFMLAVMAYDRYVAICNPLMYMVVVSRRVCLLLVSLTYFYGFCTAIVVSSCVFSVSYCSSKKINHFYCDNVPLLALSCSDTYLPETVVFISAATNLFFSMSIVLVSYFNIVLSILRIRSSEGRKKAFSTCASHMMAVTVFYGTLLFMYLQPQTNHSLDTDKMASVFYTLVIPMLNPMIYSLRNKDVKAALKRLVTSPCDSFKSL from the coding sequence ATGGCTTCTAGAAATATATCTCATGTCACTGAGTTCATTCTTGTCGGTGTTTCAGACCGTCCAGAACTGCAGgtaccccttttctctctcttcttcatcaTCTACATGCTGACCGCAGCCGGGAACCTGGGCATCATCACCCTTACCACCGTGGACTCGCGACTGCAAactcccatgtacttcttcctcagacACCTGGCAGTCATCAACTTTGGCAACTCCACTGTCATTGCTCCTAAAATGCTGGTCAACTTCTTAGTCACCGAGAAAACCACCTTATACTACGAATGTGCCACCCAGCTGGGAGGATTCCTGGTTTTCATTGTAGCAGAGATCTTCATGTTGGctgtgatggcctatgaccgctatgtggccatctgcaaccCTCTGATGTACATGGTTGTGGTGTCTCGGCGGGTCTGCCTTCTGCTGGTGTCCCTCACATACTTCTATGGCTTTTGCACAGCCATTGTTGTTTCAtcctgtgtgttctctgtgtcttATTGCTcctcaaaaaaaatcaaccattttTACTGTGACAATGTTCCTCTCCTAGCACTGTCCTGTTCTGACACCTACCTACCCGAAACGGTAGTCTTTATATCTGCAGCTACAAACTTGTTTTTTTCCATGAGTATAGTGCTAGTATCTTATTTCAACATTGTGTTGTCTATCCTAAGGATCCGTTcctcagaaggaaggaaaaaagcctTTTCCACCTGTGCTTCCCACATGATGGCTGTCACAGTTTTCTATGGGACACTGCTATTTATGTATTTGCAACCTCAAACTAACCACTCACTAGATACTGATAAGATGGCCTCTGTGTTTTATACATTGGTGATCCCAATGCTGAACCCTATgatctacagcctgaggaacaaGGATGTGAAGGCTGCTTTAAAGAGACTAGTGACAAGTCCATGTGATTCCTTCAAATCACTGTAA